One segment of Pseudomonas sp. FP2196 DNA contains the following:
- a CDS encoding putative nucleotidyltransferase substrate binding domain-containing protein, producing MFMSKADAFTQAGKTAVLQNIQGTLQFLQRFPPFNQMEHAHLAYLVEQCQLRFYGQGESIIKPADGPVEHFYIVKQGRVVGERPHTAKGGTETTFEITTGECFPLAALLGERATRTEHLAGEDTFCLQLNKLAFIKLFALSNAFRDFALRGVSSLLDQVNQQVQQKAVETLGTQYSLNTRLGELAMRHPVTCSPETPLREAVKLMHEQQVGSIVAVDEHKAPLGIFTLRDLRHVVAEGVDDFSEAIERHMTRAPFYLSPDHSAFDAAIAMTERHIAHVCLVKDQRLCGVVSERDLFSLQRVDLVHLARTIRSAQRVEQLVTLRGEIGQLVERMLAHGASSTQITHIITLLNDHTVCRVIELTLAERGDPGVPFSWLVFGSEGRREQTLHTDQDNGILFDARDAAHAAEIRGKLLPIAQQINQSLALCGFTLCKGNIMAGNPELCLSRAEWARRFAAFIREATPENLLGSSIYFDLRVVWGDEQGCAQLRRGILDQVGDNRLFQRMMADNALRNRPPVGRFREFVLARKNGEKATLDLKVQGLTPFVDGARLLALANGIDANNTLERFRQLVEKEVIERLDGAAYEEAYHFIQQTRMQQHQLQTRENLPYSNRVDPDSLNHLDRRILRESLRQAQRLQSSLTLRYQL from the coding sequence ATGTTTATGAGTAAAGCGGACGCCTTCACCCAGGCAGGGAAAACCGCGGTGTTGCAGAACATTCAGGGCACTCTGCAATTCCTCCAGCGCTTCCCGCCCTTCAATCAGATGGAACACGCCCACCTCGCCTATCTGGTGGAGCAATGTCAGCTGCGCTTCTACGGCCAGGGCGAAAGCATCATCAAACCCGCCGATGGCCCGGTTGAACATTTTTATATCGTCAAACAGGGCCGCGTCGTCGGCGAGCGACCGCACACGGCCAAGGGTGGCACCGAAACCACGTTTGAAATCACCACCGGCGAATGCTTCCCCCTCGCCGCGTTGCTGGGTGAGCGGGCGACCCGAACCGAGCACCTGGCCGGCGAAGACACCTTCTGTCTGCAACTGAACAAACTGGCATTTATCAAACTGTTCGCCCTCTCCAACGCCTTTCGCGATTTCGCTTTGCGCGGGGTCAGCAGCCTGCTCGATCAGGTCAACCAGCAAGTCCAGCAAAAAGCCGTGGAAACCCTCGGCACCCAGTATTCACTGAACACCCGCCTCGGCGAGTTGGCCATGCGGCATCCGGTGACGTGCAGCCCTGAAACGCCGCTGCGTGAAGCGGTGAAGTTGATGCACGAGCAGCAGGTCGGCAGCATCGTCGCGGTGGATGAACACAAGGCGCCGCTGGGGATTTTCACCCTGCGCGATCTGCGCCATGTGGTGGCCGAAGGGGTGGACGATTTCAGCGAAGCCATTGAACGCCACATGACCCGTGCGCCCTTCTACCTTTCGCCGGATCACAGCGCCTTCGACGCGGCGATCGCCATGACCGAACGGCACATCGCCCACGTTTGTCTGGTCAAGGATCAGCGCTTGTGCGGTGTGGTTTCCGAACGAGATCTGTTTTCCTTGCAGCGCGTTGATCTGGTGCATCTGGCCCGCACGATCCGCAGCGCCCAACGCGTCGAACAACTGGTAACCCTGCGCGGCGAGATCGGCCAACTGGTCGAACGCATGCTCGCCCACGGCGCGTCTTCGACGCAGATCACCCACATCATTACCCTGCTCAACGACCACACCGTGTGCCGGGTGATCGAGCTGACCCTTGCCGAAAGAGGCGACCCCGGTGTGCCGTTCAGTTGGCTGGTCTTCGGCAGCGAAGGTCGGCGCGAGCAGACGCTGCACACCGATCAGGACAACGGCATTCTGTTTGACGCCCGCGATGCCGCGCACGCGGCGGAGATTCGCGGCAAGTTGCTGCCGATTGCCCAACAGATCAATCAGAGCCTGGCGCTATGCGGCTTCACCTTGTGCAAGGGCAACATCATGGCCGGCAACCCGGAGCTGTGTTTGTCCCGGGCGGAATGGGCGCGGCGCTTTGCGGCGTTCATTCGCGAGGCGACGCCGGAGAACCTTTTGGGGTCGAGCATCTATTTCGATCTGCGGGTGGTCTGGGGTGATGAGCAGGGCTGCGCGCAATTGCGCCGGGGGATTCTCGATCAGGTCGGCGACAACCGTTTGTTCCAACGCATGATGGCCGACAACGCCCTGCGCAATCGCCCGCCGGTCGGGCGTTTCCGCGAGTTTGTGCTGGCGCGCAAGAACGGTGAAAAAGCCACACTGGATCTGAAAGTCCAGGGGCTGACGCCGTTCGTGGATGGCGCGCGCCTGCTCGCACTGGCCAACGGCATCGACGCCAATAACACCCTCGAACGCTTCCGCCAACTGGTGGAAAAAGAAGTCATCGAGCGGCTGGATGGCGCGGCTTATGAAGAGGCTTATCACTTCATCCAGCAAACGCGCATGCAGCAGCATCAGCTCCAGACCCGGGAAAATCTGCCGTATTCCAATCGGGTCGATCCCGACAGCCTCAATCATCTGGATCGACGTATCCTGCGTGAATCCCTGCGCCAGGCTCAGCGCCTGCAAAGCAGCCTGACTTTGCGGTATCAGCTATGA
- a CDS encoding FecR domain-containing protein has translation MSPASSRPVPAHVLDAAIAWQLTLDSSSPLEREEFAKWHAAHEEHARAWRQLGMLDQRFSVAKGPARSALLQSREGIRRRVRKLGGGLASVVAVVGLALFAGDRYLPMDYWLADQRTATGEQRTVRLADGTVLNLNTHSAVDVRFDEKRRLIVLQEGEILVETGHGDARPFIVETREGSMRALGTRFLVKCEEQGTRLSVLQSAVAAHTQSNPEEQILREGQQVLLRHDGMDSIVALNPGADAWTRGMLVVDNARLGDLVQELGRYRRGHLGVAPEVADLRITGSFPLHDTDKALSALLPTLPVQIEQHTPYWVTVAKADTKPD, from the coding sequence GTGAGCCCGGCCAGTTCCAGACCGGTGCCGGCGCATGTACTGGACGCGGCGATTGCCTGGCAACTGACCCTCGACTCGAGCAGTCCGCTGGAGCGCGAGGAATTCGCCAAATGGCACGCGGCCCATGAAGAACACGCCCGTGCGTGGCGCCAGTTGGGCATGCTCGATCAGCGTTTCAGCGTGGCCAAAGGGCCAGCCCGCAGCGCCTTGCTGCAATCGCGCGAAGGCATTCGTCGTCGAGTGCGCAAGCTGGGCGGCGGATTGGCCAGTGTGGTGGCGGTGGTGGGTCTGGCGCTGTTTGCCGGCGATCGTTATCTGCCGATGGATTACTGGCTGGCGGATCAGCGCACCGCCACCGGCGAACAGCGCACCGTGCGGTTGGCCGACGGCACCGTGCTCAATCTCAACACTCACAGCGCCGTGGATGTGCGTTTCGATGAGAAGCGTCGCCTGATTGTTTTGCAGGAAGGCGAAATCCTCGTCGAGACCGGCCACGGTGACGCGCGGCCATTCATCGTCGAAACCCGCGAAGGCAGCATGCGCGCATTGGGCACGCGCTTTCTGGTCAAGTGCGAAGAACAAGGTACACGCCTTAGCGTGTTGCAGTCGGCAGTCGCTGCGCATACGCAGTCGAACCCTGAAGAACAGATCCTGCGTGAAGGCCAGCAAGTACTGCTGCGCCATGACGGGATGGACTCGATCGTGGCGCTCAACCCCGGTGCCGATGCCTGGACGCGCGGCATGCTGGTGGTCGATAACGCGCGCTTGGGCGACTTGGTACAGGAACTGGGGCGTTATCGTCGCGGGCATCTGGGCGTGGCGCCGGAAGTGGCTGACTTGCGGATTACCGGGAGCTTCCCGCTGCATGACACCGACAAGGCCTTGAGCGCCCTGCTGCCGACCCTGCCGGTGCAGATCGAGCAGCACACGCCGTATTGGGTCACCGTGGCGAAGGCTGATACCAAACCTGATTAA
- a CDS encoding PolC-type DNA polymerase III produces the protein MSLFSWLRPASPVVPADLQQRLKKLPAISELSGCSLREQRWVVLDLETTGLNMNKDRVLSIGAVVIEDGAIDFSQQFERTLQCRELKLSPSVLIHGLGPNAIAAGSDPAEALVEFMEFVGDSPVLAFHAPFDQHMLGRALKEHLGHKLQQVFLDVADIAPLVCPQANIREAGLDEWIDWFKLEVFERHNASADALATAELALILFSRARGQQILSPLNLQQRLSQWKRRQQSHSF, from the coding sequence ATGAGCCTGTTCTCGTGGCTGCGCCCGGCCAGTCCCGTTGTACCGGCGGATCTACAACAGCGGTTGAAGAAACTGCCGGCGATCAGTGAGTTGAGCGGTTGCAGCCTGCGCGAGCAGCGCTGGGTAGTACTGGATCTGGAAACCACCGGCCTGAACATGAACAAGGATCGAGTGCTGTCGATTGGCGCGGTGGTCATTGAGGACGGTGCAATTGATTTCAGCCAGCAGTTCGAACGCACGCTGCAATGTCGTGAGTTGAAGCTCAGCCCCAGCGTGTTGATTCATGGCTTGGGGCCGAATGCGATTGCCGCTGGCAGCGACCCGGCCGAAGCGTTGGTGGAATTCATGGAGTTTGTCGGTGACAGCCCGGTGTTGGCGTTTCATGCGCCGTTCGATCAGCACATGCTTGGGCGGGCGTTGAAGGAGCATCTGGGGCACAAGTTGCAGCAGGTGTTTCTGGATGTCGCGGATATCGCGCCGCTGGTGTGCCCGCAGGCAAACATTCGCGAGGCCGGGCTGGATGAGTGGATCGACTGGTTCAAGCTTGAGGTGTTCGAGCGGCATAACGCGAGTGCCGATGCGCTGGCCACGGCCGAGTTGGCGTTGATTCTGTTCAGTCGGGCGCGGGGACAGCAGATTCTTAGTCCGTTGAATTTGCAGCAGCGGTTGAGTCAGTGGAAGCGCAGGCAACAAAGCCACTCCTTCTAA
- a CDS encoding response regulator, with the protein MSDHDILSDAEREALSAVMLEPDLPPQRVLIVDDDKDARELLSEILALDGIRCMTAASGETALKMLAEKPSIGLVITDLRMGNVDGLDLIRQVRESVRAALPIIIVSGDADVKDAIAAMHLSVVDFLLKPIDTGKLLALVKHELGIEP; encoded by the coding sequence ATGTCCGACCACGATATTTTGAGCGACGCCGAGCGCGAAGCACTCAGCGCTGTGATGCTCGAACCTGATCTGCCCCCGCAGCGCGTCCTGATCGTCGATGACGACAAGGACGCCCGGGAGCTGCTCTCGGAGATTCTGGCGCTCGACGGCATTCGCTGCATGACCGCAGCCAGCGGTGAAACCGCACTGAAGATGTTGGCCGAGAAACCCTCGATAGGGCTGGTGATCACTGATCTGCGCATGGGCAATGTCGATGGCCTGGATCTGATTCGTCAGGTGCGTGAATCGGTAAGGGCGGCGCTGCCGATCATCATCGTTTCCGGCGATGCTGATGTGAAGGACGCCATTGCGGCGATGCATTTGAGCGTGGTGGACTTTCTGCTCAAGCCGATTGATACGGGCAAGTTGTTGGCGTTGGTGAAACATGAGTTGGGCATAGAGCCATAA
- a CDS encoding RNA polymerase sigma factor: MYRDHRGWLLAWLRRNVACPQRAEDLSQDTFVRLLGRDELPSPREPRAFLVAIAKGLLFDYFRRAALEQAYLTELMLIPEGEQPSVEEQQLILEDLKAIDRLLGKLSTKARAAFLYNRLDGLSHAEIAEKLGVSVPRVRQYLAQGIRQCYIALYGEPT; encoded by the coding sequence ATGTATCGCGACCATCGCGGTTGGCTGTTGGCGTGGCTGCGGCGCAATGTGGCGTGTCCGCAGCGAGCCGAAGATCTGAGCCAGGACACTTTCGTGCGCCTGCTCGGTCGCGATGAACTGCCATCGCCGCGCGAGCCCCGGGCCTTTCTGGTGGCGATCGCCAAGGGTCTGCTGTTCGATTATTTCCGCCGCGCTGCGCTGGAACAGGCCTACCTCACCGAATTGATGCTGATCCCCGAAGGCGAACAGCCATCGGTGGAAGAACAGCAACTGATCCTCGAAGACCTCAAAGCCATCGACCGTCTGCTCGGCAAACTGTCGACCAAGGCTCGCGCCGCTTTCCTTTATAACCGCCTCGACGGCCTCAGCCATGCCGAGATCGCCGAGAAGCTCGGCGTGTCCGTGCCCCGCGTGCGCCAGTATCTGGCGCAAGGGATTCGTCAGTGCTACATCGCGCTGTACGGTGAGCCGACGTGA
- a CDS encoding TonB-dependent siderophore receptor, with protein sequence MSRSLDTLLRPSLLAVAIALGAPLISSPLLAAEQASSVRAYNLPAAPLSTTLNQIASQGGLALSLNPSLASGKTSSPVNGQYDATGALRAALQGTGLQLEQSSTGTYTLVAVPEGVMALPETSVIGVENLETAWSPVEGYTATRTAAGTKTDTALVEAPRSISVATRQQMEDRSVHSLDDAVRYMPGITASSYGSDTRADWLRVRGFEPTQFLDGLPLPKGVYANPKQETWNLDRLALLRGPASSVYGQTPPGGLLDMVSRRPSDIASSEIQLQYGSDNHRQINFASTGKIDEAGQFLYGISGVVRDSGTQVDHVDNKRYNIAPSLTWNIDEDTKFTLLSQFTRDDTGITSQFLPIQGTKIKSPLGDISHHKNLGDPDWEYYDRTYYALGYAFEHRLNDTWQFKQNLRYTKSDLSFQSLTPGSYPYTEVDDQGNVGRTSTSVDEDISQFAVDNNFQADFATGDIRHTLLLGLDHQRSNTNYTSIFGDGLQTNVINPIYGQPIVRPARSTAFYDYNQKTYQTGLYVQDQMALDQWRLTLGGREDWVHTSTRFINKADATNTQRDKKFSGNAALSYVFDSGFVPYLSYAESFQPTTGADATSTGSLKPTEGKQWELGIKYTPPGSKTLLSAAVYDLTQKNVSVNTFVDGVSITSQTGEVKVKGLELEAVSDVTDNLKVIAAYTLAKSEVQNGTDKGNRLQLMPNQQASLWTDYTWHTGVLDGFGIGAGVRYTGNTYGDKANTWLGKADAYTVFDASVHYDLGRLDNSLKGASLALNATNLFDKEYISTCDSFYCYYGDTRSVVASATYKW encoded by the coding sequence ATGTCCCGTTCGCTAGACACCTTGTTGCGCCCCAGTCTGCTGGCTGTCGCCATCGCTCTGGGCGCCCCGCTGATCAGTAGCCCGCTGCTCGCCGCTGAACAAGCGTCCAGCGTGCGAGCCTACAACCTGCCGGCCGCGCCTCTGTCGACCACGTTGAACCAGATCGCCAGCCAGGGAGGCCTCGCGCTGTCGCTGAATCCGTCGCTGGCGTCAGGCAAGACCTCGTCCCCGGTGAACGGCCAGTACGACGCCACTGGCGCTTTGCGTGCAGCATTGCAAGGCACGGGTCTGCAACTGGAACAAAGCAGCACCGGCACTTACACCTTGGTCGCTGTGCCTGAGGGTGTGATGGCGCTGCCGGAGACATCGGTGATCGGTGTGGAAAATCTGGAAACGGCCTGGAGCCCTGTCGAAGGCTACACCGCCACCCGCACCGCGGCCGGCACCAAGACCGACACCGCGCTGGTCGAAGCACCGCGCTCAATCTCCGTCGCCACCCGCCAGCAAATGGAAGACCGCAGTGTGCACAGCCTCGATGACGCCGTGCGCTATATGCCAGGCATCACCGCCAGTAGCTACGGCAGCGACACCCGCGCCGACTGGCTGCGAGTGCGCGGCTTCGAACCGACCCAGTTCCTCGACGGCCTGCCGCTGCCCAAAGGCGTGTACGCCAACCCGAAACAGGAAACCTGGAACCTCGACCGCCTCGCCCTGCTCCGTGGCCCGGCCTCGTCGGTGTACGGCCAGACTCCTCCGGGCGGCCTGCTCGACATGGTCAGCCGCCGTCCAAGTGACATCGCCAGCAGCGAAATCCAGCTGCAATACGGCAGCGACAATCACCGCCAGATCAACTTCGCCAGCACTGGCAAAATCGACGAGGCCGGACAGTTTCTCTATGGCATCAGCGGCGTTGTGCGCGACAGCGGTACGCAGGTCGATCACGTCGACAACAAGCGCTACAACATCGCGCCGAGCCTGACCTGGAACATCGACGAAGATACCAAGTTCACCCTGCTGAGCCAGTTCACCCGCGACGATACCGGCATCACCAGCCAGTTTCTGCCGATTCAGGGCACCAAGATCAAATCGCCGCTGGGTGATATTTCCCATCACAAGAATCTCGGTGATCCGGACTGGGAATACTACGACCGCACTTACTACGCGCTGGGCTACGCGTTCGAACATCGCTTGAACGACACTTGGCAGTTCAAGCAGAACCTGCGTTACACCAAGTCGGATCTGTCGTTCCAGAGCCTGACGCCCGGCTCGTATCCGTACACCGAAGTGGATGATCAGGGCAACGTCGGCCGCACCAGCACCAGCGTCGACGAAGACATCAGCCAGTTCGCCGTGGACAACAACTTCCAGGCCGACTTCGCCACTGGCGATATCCGCCACACGTTACTGCTGGGTCTGGATCACCAGCGCAGCAACACCAACTACACCTCGATTTTTGGTGATGGCCTGCAAACCAACGTGATCAACCCGATCTACGGTCAGCCGATCGTGCGTCCGGCGCGCTCCACTGCGTTTTACGACTACAACCAGAAGACCTACCAGACCGGCCTGTACGTGCAGGACCAAATGGCCCTCGACCAGTGGCGCCTGACCTTGGGCGGTCGTGAAGACTGGGTGCACACCAGCACCCGATTCATCAACAAGGCTGATGCCACCAACACCCAGCGCGACAAGAAATTCAGCGGCAACGCGGCACTCAGCTATGTGTTCGACTCGGGCTTCGTGCCGTACCTGTCGTACGCCGAATCCTTCCAGCCGACCACCGGTGCCGACGCCACCTCCACCGGTTCGCTCAAGCCAACCGAAGGCAAGCAATGGGAGCTGGGCATCAAGTACACGCCGCCGGGCAGCAAGACTTTGTTGAGCGCCGCCGTGTATGACCTCACCCAGAAAAACGTCTCGGTCAACACCTTCGTTGACGGCGTGTCGATCACCAGCCAGACCGGCGAAGTGAAAGTCAAAGGCCTGGAGCTGGAAGCGGTTTCGGACGTTACCGACAACCTGAAAGTCATCGCCGCCTACACCCTGGCCAAATCCGAAGTGCAGAACGGCACCGACAAGGGCAATCGCCTGCAACTGATGCCCAACCAGCAAGCGTCGTTGTGGACCGATTACACCTGGCACACCGGCGTACTCGACGGCTTCGGCATCGGTGCCGGCGTGCGTTACACCGGCAACACTTACGGCGACAAGGCCAACACCTGGCTGGGCAAGGCGGACGCCTACACCGTGTTCGACGCGAGCGTGCATTACGACCTCGGCCGTCTGGACAACAGCCTCAAGGGCGCGTCGCTGGCACTCAATGCGACCAACCTGTTCGACAAGGAATACATTTCCACTTGTGACAGCTTCTACTGCTACTACGGCGACACGCGCAGTGTCGTCGCCAGTGCCACTTACAAGTGGTAA